A single genomic interval of Nostoc commune NIES-4072 harbors:
- a CDS encoding Uma2 family endonuclease, with protein MTQALPKLLTFNEFIEWYPNDGKRYELHKGVIIEMPPPTGSHEKVVGFIARKLTVEFDRLNLPYTIPKTALIQTPSAESAYSPDVLLLNLDNLDNEPLFQKQSTVSQAASVPIVIEVVSTNWRDDYYNKLRDYEEMGIPEYWIADYAALGARKFIGNPKQPTIFVCELVDGEYQMTAFQGNTAISSPTFPQLNLTAQQIFNAAN; from the coding sequence ATGACCCAAGCGTTGCCCAAATTACTAACCTTTAATGAATTTATCGAATGGTATCCCAACGATGGAAAACGCTATGAATTGCACAAAGGAGTAATTATTGAAATGCCGCCTCCAACCGGTTCGCATGAAAAAGTTGTAGGATTTATAGCCCGTAAGCTAACTGTCGAGTTTGATCGCCTAAATCTTCCCTACACTATACCCAAAACTGCATTGATCCAAACTCCTTCTGCCGAATCGGCTTATTCGCCTGATGTGTTGCTGCTAAATCTTGATAATCTCGACAATGAACCGCTTTTTCAAAAACAGTCAACAGTAAGCCAAGCAGCATCGGTTCCAATAGTCATCGAAGTTGTTTCAACCAACTGGCGAGATGATTACTACAATAAACTTAGGGATTATGAAGAAATGGGAATTCCCGAATATTGGATTGCTGATTATGCTGCATTGGGTGCAAGAAAGTTCATTGGGAATCCCAAACAACCTACTATTTTTGTGTGCGAATTAGTTGATGGTGAATATCAAATGACAGCGTTTCAAGGTAACACCGCGATTTCATCACCTACCTTTCCCCAATTAAATTTAACTGCACAGCAGATTTTTAATGCAGCTAACTAA
- a CDS encoding M10 family metallopeptidase C-terminal domain-containing protein, with protein sequence MGEDTDALFGLGGNDLLNGGTGKDTLYGGTGNDVFQFDSVSDSQPGLSRDIIKDFVGNGNLPGDRIDLSGIDANTNIAGDQAFTYIGSGAFTTAGQIRYSKDILQGNTDSNLSANFEIQLEGSPLLVASDIIV encoded by the coding sequence ATGGGGGAGGACACTGATGCTCTCTTTGGCCTTGGTGGCAATGATTTACTCAATGGGGGTACAGGCAAGGATACTCTCTATGGAGGTACTGGCAACGATGTTTTCCAGTTTGACTCAGTTTCAGATAGTCAACCTGGTTTGTCACGGGATATTATCAAAGATTTTGTTGGAAACGGTAACTTACCAGGAGATCGAATCGATCTATCTGGCATAGACGCTAACACGAATATAGCGGGCGACCAAGCCTTCACTTACATAGGAAGTGGCGCATTCACCACAGCAGGTCAAATCCGTTATTCAAAAGATATTCTCCAAGGTAATACTGATAGTAATCTATCTGCTAATTTCGAGATTCAGCTTGAAGGATCACCACTACTAGTGGCAAGCGATATTATCGTTTAA